In a single window of the Acidimicrobiia bacterium genome:
- a CDS encoding (2Fe-2S)-binding protein: MKVSMTVNGRLVNGDVEPRTLLVHFIREELALTGTHIGCETSYCGACTVHVDGEATKSCTMLAVQAEGASITTIEGMAKGDELHPVQEGFWERHGLQCGYCTPGMIMSGAALIAGNPSPTEDEIRHGIEGNLCRCTGYHNIVKSIEYAAAKMRGETPPPADWEEVSV, translated from the coding sequence ATGAAGGTATCGATGACTGTCAACGGACGACTGGTTAACGGCGACGTTGAGCCCCGCACATTGTTGGTCCATTTTATTCGAGAAGAACTGGCCCTGACTGGCACCCATATTGGTTGCGAGACGTCGTATTGCGGCGCTTGCACCGTCCACGTCGATGGAGAAGCCACCAAATCGTGCACGATGCTGGCCGTGCAAGCTGAAGGAGCCAGCATCACGACCATCGAGGGGATGGCCAAGGGCGACGAACTTCATCCGGTCCAAGAGGGATTTTGGGAACGTCACGGCCTGCAATGCGGCTACTGCACTCCGGGCATGATCATGTCAGGGGCCGCCCTGATCGCCGGTAACCCAAGTCCGACAGAGGATGAGATCCGCCATGGGATTGAGGGCAACTTGTGCCGGTGCACCGGCTACCACAACATTGTGAAGTCGATCGAGTACGCCGCCGCCAAGATGCGCGGCGAGACGCCGCCGCCGGCGGATTGGGAGGAGGTCTCCGTATGA